taagaatatttaaataaatttataaattacaattcaaTACCAAACAATCAAAccgaaaaattaaaatattactaaacaacaacaaacagcCAAACAATATAATCTAGCCAAACATTATATCTACCCTAGATAGAGTACAATATACATTATGATACAATAGATAACAATGACCCAGTGATAACATGAATAATTGGTAATGGGtacttattattactattattattattaaaataagttgCTAAACTACAAGATGCGTTGGCAAACAAATCTAACGACGAGTGATGATCATCCTCCATTATTACATCAAATCTCTATTTTTGCCGTTGGATTTTCATCCCTATTAGCGAGTTCTATGATCCATTAATCTTCCAAACAGTTGACGGGTTTttgtggactattcaaattgaTCTATATTTCAACCCTGGTAtgcattttcttttcttaattctCTTTGTTTAATCTATTATTGTTAATTCAATGTGAAAATCTTTTCTGGGTTTGTTTGCAGGAATTTTACAATTGTGTTTGAATTGATTTGTAAAGGTGGGATTTTTATTCTTTGTCTTGATCTAGAAGGGAATTGATTCTAGTTCATATTTTTGACAAGAACTAGGTGGGTACAGTGaagaaaaattagatattcagaTCCCATTTCTGAGGAAGTTGCTTCATTTTAGGTATTGGGTTGTGAAGGATTGAAGTTAAAATGAGGAAAGCTGTAATCTTTACTATTGAAGTGTGTTATAGGACAGTTAGGAATCATCCATTCCTTGTGGGTATGTTGTGTTTCTTGGTATTTCTGTACAGATCATTTCCTTTTGTGTTTTCAATCTTGGTGTCTGTCTCCCCTATTCTTGTTTGCACTGCTGCACTGCTTGGAACTTTACTAAGTTATGGTCAGCCTAATATACCTGTATTTGAATGGGAAGAAAACACAACTGATCATATTGTGCCTTTGGAAACACGAGATGCTATTCTTGTTGAGAGTGACAATAGTTACTTCACCGAGAGATATAGTGATCAAGAGAGGGATAAAGTAGACCAATCAACGCGTAGTGAGGTTCATAGGGGTAAAAGATTTGGTGATCATTCTGCTCTAATTGGTGGAGTTTTAGTTGGTGGAGTTACTGGGCAAGTGGCAAGGGAGTTTTATGAGCATAAAAATGAAGACAAATTTAGTGATGCTGAACTTACGGAGGACCAGTATTCTCCTACTTcgaagggtaatgaagagagcgtTGAGTTTGATAATGACAAATCAGTTGATTCCTTTGATTCTAGGAGGGCTAATTTTGATTCACCTCCCGGATCACCTTGGAAACGTAGGGAGGAGGCCTTATATTCAGGGTCTGATGGAGCAGAGAGTTCCTCTCCAGATGCTTCAGTAGCTGATATTATGCCAATGCTTGATGAGCTCCATCCACTTTTAGAGGAAGACAATCCCCAACCTGTCGGTTTGTCACGTGATGTTTCTCATGCTCCTTCAGAAAGTTCTACCAAGTCCCCCGAGAGCGATGATGAATCTGATGATGATGTTTCTGAAGACCAGGAAGAAGTAGAAGTTGCAGATGATGagaatgaagatgaagaagaagaggaaacaCGAGATACAGAAGGTCCAAAGTCTGCTATTACATGGACGGAGGAGGATCAGAGAAATCTTATGGACTTGGGAACCTCTGAGCTAGAAAGGAATCAACGATTGGAGAGTCTTATTGCAAGGAGAAGATCACGAAAAAACATGAGTTTTACAGATGAAAAGAGTTTAATAGACTTGGTCTCTGTTGATTTCATGCCTCCCATTTCAACAGCAAGACAAAACCCTTTTGATCTTCCTAATGATAACTATGGTCCTGGACTGCCTCCTATCCCTGGATCAGCTCCATCTATTTTGTTGCCAAGGTGTAAGCGGAACCCATTTGATCTTCCTTATGACCCAAGTGAGGAAAAACCTGATCTTACAGGAGACACTTTCGATCAAGAGATTATCACATCTCAACCAAAAGAGACATTTTTTAGGAGGCATGAAAGTTTTAATGTTGGGCCCTCAATCTTTGGGCTGAACAAGAAAGATACCCGTTTTAGACCTTACTTTGTTCCTGATGTGATGGCTGCTGAAGGAACAAGTTATTCACCATTACAAAGGCACCCCAGCGATCTCAGTGATTCCAAAGTAAGTTCTGTTCTTGAAACAGAGTCACAGGGCTCAATTGAAGATCTGGAATACAAGAACCTCAATGAGGAAGATGTAGAAGACAAGAACCTGAATGAAGAACTGGAAGGCAAAGACCTGACAGATGAACATATCTTCAAGGAACCAAAGCTGATATCTAAGATAGAGCATGCTACCGAGGATATTGGACATGGAAGCCAATCCTCCGAAGAAGTAGAATGTTTGGTCCTAGGTGCATCTGATAAGAGGGATATTGAACTCGATGACACTGATGTTACACTACCAAATGTGGAAAATCATCATGATTTGGTACCAAATGTATTCCATGAAGAAACAGCAGCCAGCTCCATGGTACTTGATCCGTCTAAAATTTGTTCAAAGTCAGCAACATCTGAACAAAAATGCAGTAGTCAGTCAAGCTCCTCCTCCTCATCAGAAGTAGGTGAAAAGATCTTTGCTGACAAAGTAGTGGTGAGATCAAGTTCAGAGGAATCGACGTGCCATGTTGAAACCATCTCTGAGCATCCTTCGCCGAATGTGTCAGATCTGAACATCACAAGCAGTTCAGTGGAGGAGAGTTCACATTTGGAACCTATTTATGATGCCAGTCCTCCttcaattaagaaaaatacTTCTTCCTCCTCAATTGCTTCAGATCTGCTTCTAGAATCTGAAACCGGGCATGCCTCTGAGAGGGAACCTGTGGCAAATAATCGAGACATTGAGAAGTCCATTCCGACGAAGGAACAAATATTTTCATCAGCAGATTCCAAAGAATTGCGGCTGAGGGAGGCAATAACTGACAAACATGAGCTTGATGTTGCAAAGTTGGAGATATCAAACAACGATGAAGTCTTTGGCAGTGCAAGTGCTCTTCCGGTGCCTGTAGCAGATAGTCAGACATCTATTGATTCGAAGTCTTCCACAAAAGTAAGTAATTAGTATATGTCCTATtcagtactataaattgcaaaaaCTTTTATCATGCATATTCTTTAATCTCTT
The sequence above is a segment of the Solanum lycopersicum chromosome 10, SLM_r2.1 genome. Coding sequences within it:
- the LOC101248156 gene encoding uncharacterized protein yields the protein MRKAVIFTIEVCYRTVRNHPFLVGMLCFLVFLYRSFPFVFSILVSVSPILVCTAALLGTLLSYGQPNIPVFEWEENTTDHIVPLETRDAILVESDNSYFTERYSDQERDKVDQSTRSEVHRGKRFGDHSALIGGVLVGGVTGQVAREFYEHKNEDKFSDAELTEDQYSPTSKGNEESVEFDNDKSVDSFDSRRANFDSPPGSPWKRREEALYSGSDGAESSSPDASVADIMPMLDELHPLLEEDNPQPVGLSRDVSHAPSESSTKSPESDDESDDDVSEDQEEVEVADDENEDEEEEETRDTEGPKSAITWTEEDQRNLMDLGTSELERNQRLESLIARRRSRKNMSFTDEKSLIDLVSVDFMPPISTARQNPFDLPNDNYGPGLPPIPGSAPSILLPRCKRNPFDLPYDPSEEKPDLTGDTFDQEIITSQPKETFFRRHESFNVGPSIFGLNKKDTRFRPYFVPDVMAAEGTSYSPLQRHPSDLSDSKVSSVLETESQGSIEDLEYKNLNEEDVEDKNLNEELEGKDLTDEHIFKEPKLISKIEHATEDIGHGSQSSEEVECLVLGASDKRDIELDDTDVTLPNVENHHDLVPNVFHEETAASSMVLDPSKICSKSATSEQKCSSQSSSSSSSEVGEKIFADKVVVRSSSEESTCHVETISEHPSPNVSDLNITSSSVEESSHLEPIYDASPPSIKKNTSSSSIASDLLLESETGHASEREPVANNRDIEKSIPTKEQIFSSADSKELRLREAITDKHELDVAKLEISNNDEVFGSASALPVPVADSQTSIDSKSSTKEAPVSTEKARTTESLNVSKVQEVPPSITSPRSPESVKTSNAKVATEESESSKNGPVHKVSSLKDHEMGLPTLEPRPTGDIDLINKQTLEENADRRVLHDSIDDVHVRESKGKGVSLHSQDVGADLAVKQVMKNDIDKPNTSLQQALKTESREASSSKNSESSLKKIVVSGRSEADAGKIDQEVVKQEDKVTTTEKPNLAVELPQETGVVTGDVIVKKENHTSQAQVQVPVTSKENVDS